In Zingiber officinale cultivar Zhangliang chromosome 3B, Zo_v1.1, whole genome shotgun sequence, a single window of DNA contains:
- the LOC122056156 gene encoding trafficking protein particle complex subunit 6b-like gives MGREVAESCFDGLIIEMVSAYGRRFYATKPDLASRRIEAIGFQVGHQLIERYTVERPRFSDHLEAIKFICKEFWSELFKKQIDNLKTNHRGTFVLQDNKFRWFTRVLIDPSSEDNEASQGSSSEATSMLLHFPCGIIRGALSNVGISCAVSADASNLPSCSFMVRIKV, from the exons ATGGGGAGGGAGGTAGCAGAGAGCTGCTTCGATGGCTTGATCATCGAGATGGTGTCGGCGTACGGCCGGAGGTTCTACGCCACTAAACCGGACCTCGCCTCCCGCCGGATCGAGGCGATCGGCTTTCAGGTCGGCCACCAGCTCATCGAGAG GTATACTGTGGAACGTCCTCGTTTTAGTGATCATCTTGAGGCAATCAAGTTTATATGCAAAGAATTCTGGTCAGAACTGTTCAAGAAGCAGATTGATAATTTGAAGACCAATCACAGG GGCACCTTTGTTCTGCAAGACAATAAGTTCCGTTGGTTTACTCGTGTATTGATTGATCCTTCATCAGAAGACAATGAAGCATCTCAGGGCTCTTCATCTGAAGCCACAAGCATGCTTCTACACTTCCCATGTGGAATTATAAGGGGAGCCTTGTCCAATGTGGGAATTTCCTGTGCTGTTTCTGCCGACGCATCAAATCTCCCCTCAT GTTCGTTCATGGTACGCATAAAAGTCTAG